In [Phormidium] sp. ETS-05, the genomic window TTATTATTGGTCTGGTTTTACGGTGATTGGGAGTCCTTGGTAGTGGGCGAAAATGCTGGCGGGTGGTAATGGTTTATTTAATTCTGACGAATCCGGTTTTTGAGATGAGTTGCTGTCCCTGTTCGCTCAGGAGTAAATTGCTGTACGCTTCGCCAGCTTCCTGGGCGATTTGACCGTTTTCTTTGATAATGACAAATAGGGAGCGAGTGATGGGATACTCGCCAGTTTGAAAGGCGGTGATGTTTAACTGATTGCGTCGGGAAGGACAGTCCTCCTGCGAGATTAAAGGTTCGATATATGGGGTAATCAGTTGGGATGGGTTTTTGCCGATCGCCAGGGGTTTAATTGTACATTGGGGAACCAATTCCGGGGCGGAAGCATAATAAATTGCTCCTGGTTCAGAGGCGATTTTCCGCAATGCTTCTGTGGTTGTGGAGATAAACCGGACATTATCGCCGAATGCTTCCTTCCCCAAAATATTATCTACAAAGAATTCGATCGTGCCGCTGTCTTCGGGGCGTCGGGAGTATGGGATAATTGGAATATTATCACCGCCGATTTGGTTCCAGTTAGTAATTTGGCCGGTGTAAATGCCTTGAAGCTGCTTAACCGTCAAGCCGCGAACGTTTAAGTTAGGGTTGACGCCGACAGCAATACCATCAATGGCTACGGCAATTTGTTTGAGGGTAAAGCCACGGGTACTAGCGGCGGTATATTCTTCCTCTTTGAGGGAGCGAGAAGATTGGGCAAAGTCGAGAGCATCTTCTAATAGCATACTGATACCAGTGCCAGAACCGGCAGCTTTTGTGGGGTGTTCGGTGTAGCGCAACTTAAAATCTGGCCAAACATTTTGAATTACCGAATCTACTTCGGCGCGGATGGGTGCCCAAGTGGTGCTGCCTCCATAGCGAAATAATCCTGTAGGAATGTTGGGAACTCTGGCGAAAATACTGCTGGATGTGGCAGTAGTGGCAGGGTTAGATGTGGGAGGAGTGGCAGGGTTAGATGTGGGAGGAGTGGGCGGGTTGGATGTGGGAGGAGTGGTGATAGTTGGATTTTGAGGGGTTACTTGCTTAAAAAACAACCAGGCGACACCACCGATGATACATAAAGTGACAATCATCGTGACGATAAGAGTTGATTCTTGGTTTTGAGACATGGATTTTTTACTCTGACTAAAATTATGATAGCTCAAGATTTTTTAGATGAGTAATTAAAAAACAATTACAGCTTGTTCACCAGTCGATTAACACAAAGCCCTCACCCTAAATCCGGATCCCAACCCAACGGCAAGGCTCAGGGGGAGAGGGACTTTGAGAGCTGATCGGGTTATTTATGAACAGGCTGTAATGTTAATTGTGCTTGTTTGGGTTATTTAAATGATCCGGGAGATGATGTTGTAGATGAGGCGAAAGAGGGCGGTGGCGAAGATAGTGGCTAAACCAGCGCTGGCGGATGATAGTAGCACTACGGACCAGGGGATGGGGGTGATGCTGATGGCAAGGCCGATCGATAGGGCGGCAATAATTACTAAATGGCGGTTTTTCAGCCACCGCTGATATTGTGCCCAAATTAAGCTGCCTAATACTAATGCCCAACAGAGGGTTTGAATGGCGGGGTGAGGGAGAATCATATTGAGGGCGATGAGGAGCAACATTCCTTCAAAACCGGTGAAACCGGCTCCGGTTAAAACTTCGTTGGTGGAGAGGGGAGGTTTGGCGATCGCGGTTGGGGGTAGGGGAGGGAGAGTGGGAGGTGTGGGAGGTGTGGGAGGTGTGGGAGGTGTGGGAGGTGTGGGAGGTGTGGGAGGTGTGGGAGGACCTGAGAGGGCGGTGAGGACTTGGGTGGCGGAGGCAAACCGATCGCTCGGGGTGGGCAACAACATTCTATCCAAAACCGCCGCCAAGGTGTGAGAAACATTGGTGTGGGGGCGCCATTGCCACTGGTTGCGATAGGCGTCGAACAGGTCTTTGGGTAGTTTACCAGTTAAGAGAACGATACAGGTGACGGCGAGAGCGTAGAGGTCTGTGGCGGGAAAAACGGTGCGTCCGCCCATTTGTTCGGGGGGCGCAAAACCGGAAGAATAAATGGTGGTGGACTTGCCACCAACAGCTCCCGTTACCAGTTTGACGGCGCCAAAGTCTAAGAGGTAAAGGCGTCCCGGCTCAGTGGCAACTTGGGAGCGGGAGCGCATAATATTGGAGGGTTTGATATCCCGGTGGATGGTATCATTTTCGTGGATAAATTGCAGCACTGGCAGGAGTTCTTGCAGTAGCTGCAAAACTTCAGTTTCAGAAAATGTACCTTTTTGGTGCAGTTCTTGTTCTAGGTTTTGGCCGTCGATAAATTCCTGCACGATGTAAAAGTATTGCTTTTCTGATGTGGGGTGTGGCCAACCAGGGGTGATGAGGGGGAAATAGGCGAGTAAAT contains:
- a CDS encoding PstS family phosphate ABC transporter substrate-binding protein codes for the protein MSQNQESTLIVTMIVTLCIIGGVAWLFFKQVTPQNPTITTPPTSNPPTPPTSNPATPPTSNPATTATSSSIFARVPNIPTGLFRYGGSTTWAPIRAEVDSVIQNVWPDFKLRYTEHPTKAAGSGTGISMLLEDALDFAQSSRSLKEEEYTAASTRGFTLKQIAVAIDGIAVGVNPNLNVRGLTVKQLQGIYTGQITNWNQIGGDNIPIIPYSRRPEDSGTIEFFVDNILGKEAFGDNVRFISTTTEALRKIASEPGAIYYASAPELVPQCTIKPLAIGKNPSQLITPYIEPLISQEDCPSRRNQLNITAFQTGEYPITRSLFVIIKENGQIAQEAGEAYSNLLLSEQGQQLISKTGFVRIK
- a CDS encoding serine/threonine-protein kinase, with amino-acid sequence MKIYCTRPGCHRPENHFAELDDRATLLTVQQKYCTTCGMPLILDGRYIPEKLLGQGGFGAAFLAHDRRTPTQRSCVVKLFQPEGTLNPQQQAIAQGLFEREAIVLEKLGSQHPQIPDLLAYFPLITPGWPHPTSEKQYFYIVQEFIDGQNLEQELHQKGTFSETEVLQLLQELLPVLQFIHENDTIHRDIKPSNIMRSRSQVATEPGRLYLLDFGAVKLVTGAVGGKSTTIYSSGFAPPEQMGGRTVFPATDLYALAVTCIVLLTGKLPKDLFDAYRNQWQWRPHTNVSHTLAAVLDRMLLPTPSDRFASATQVLTALSGPPTPPTPPTPPTPPTPPTPPTPPTLPPLPPTAIAKPPLSTNEVLTGAGFTGFEGMLLLIALNMILPHPAIQTLCWALVLGSLIWAQYQRWLKNRHLVIIAALSIGLAISITPIPWSVVLLSSASAGLATIFATALFRLIYNIISRII